DNA sequence from the Oryza brachyantha chromosome 5, ObraRS2, whole genome shotgun sequence genome:
TTGGGTTACATCGAATCTCAATTTTCATCTTAAAAGAGTAATTATGGAATAAGGACACGGAGTTGCAAATACTAGGTACCTTCCATAACGATGAATATGGTCAATTGCTGCTTGAACATCATCAACAAACTCAACAGTGCAGGCCATAGAACTATACTCGTGATGAAATGAACCAGCCTTTGGAAATCCCAGTGCTTTATGCGCAATAGGTCCACCATAAATGCTAACTCCtgtaatatataacattatctAAGAAGCAAGGAGAAAACCATAGCACTGTAATATACAACCACCCATGATGTAGCCAGAAGTATCAAACATTTGCCAAGATACACAATCATTTAGGAATCTACTAACATCTGTGATGATTTCACATATTACTTGGGTTTCTTTTTGTGTCAAAGTAgtttttaaaagattttttaatattttagatgTAGCTTATTAGCAATTTTTATGTGATTGTGACAAAGGTGATTTATGATAATCATTAAGGATCCTACACCACATAGCGGACGTCATTCCCCGTTTCTGAGTAAAATTAATCTCTGTCATCACATTGCAAtttgcccaaaaaaaaaacttcccaGTTGAATTTGAGTTGCAAAATACCattccatgatttttttttcaatccaAAGATCGAAATgagaccccccccccccaccccccaacTTCCTCTCTTACTTCTGTTAAGGTGGCCTACATGCATGTTATGGTAGGTTATTTAAACCGAAAGCTCATTGTATATGTAAATACTATTTAACAAAACAAGAGGTTGGACATAAGTGCATtataagagaagaaaagggCAGTGTTAGTAGCCATAAAATCTTCTACCCCAAATAACAGAGTATTTGGatagaaattagaaaatacCACATCAATAGCATTTTCAAGAATTTTGGTTGTTCATAATGTTATTAGGTAACACTAAACTTTCGCGGTGGTATTTTTGCGGTTGTGCTTGTTTGTGATGGTATTGAGCAAATTTGCTTCAGAACGGAGCCATTTATATTGTATAAGTACCCTAAAaattgagagagaaaaaccaaACCTTCTGTCTTCAGTGCAACCAGTATGTCATCAAGGCCTGGACTCTTCACAAGATCCTTATGAACTAGTAATGTCTCCTGCAGAACATACATGCAAAATAGGTTCTTATCTGATAATAAATGGAAACTTCCTGATGCTTGGAAAATTATAAGGTGGAATTATCAACACTATGAAACAGTAGAAGAATAGCTACCAAGATATGCAGCTAAATCTCTTAACAAAAGGGCGAGTTACCACTTACTAGGAATAATAAAAAGTATGTGGTCAAGTGATAATTGTTGTTATAAATAGTTTGCAAGAAAACAAAGTTGATGGGCAGCGATAATCTCGACAGTATGTAATGCAGCCAGAGCATCTTGTTCAGCAGAGACTTAATATTCAGTGAAATATgctccaaaaagaaaaaaatgaaactgaAAAAGAACTTCATTGAATACTATAGATGGAACCAAATCGGGAAATACCATTGCATTGCAGGCTGCTGGATAATCAATTTTTGCATCCATTACTATAGATTTTGCCATATCCATGTCAGCTGATTTGTCAATATATACATGGCAGATACCATCTGAAGATGGAAAATGTGAAACATCagaataggaaaaaaacatcCCAAGTAGCCATAATAGCTCTAGGAGCGGACAACAAAAGTTCAAACAGAGGTTACCAGCATGCCCCAGAACAGGGATCTTAGTTGACGCCTTGATTTGAGAAACCAGCTTATTACTTCCTCTTGGAATGATGAGATCAATGACATCATCAAGCTGTGCAGTGTTTTACAGGTTTAGGGATATTGTAGTATCACTGCTTTGGCAATAAACAATTTCATACACACACCTTTAGTAAATCTGCGATTTCATCTCTAGTTGTAACGAGGCCAATAAGTTTTTCACCAACATTGCAAGGAATAGCACCAGTTATAACCTACAAAAGAGCAAATTAATATTATACAACAGTgaggcaaaagaaaaatgtaataTTAACTGCATGCCACACTATAGATGAAAATATAATACCTTATGCAATATTGTGTTTGATCTGATAGCTTCTTTTCCACCTTTTAGGAGAAGACCATTACCACTTCGAATTGCCAAAGATGCAATCTAAGAATAATATCCATAAAACATTAGTTGGAAGTATATGTGTTCTGGTAAAGGATTGAGCATAGTACATTGTCAGCCCAAAATACCTGAACCAAGGCATCTGGTCGGGActcaaaaacaattaagagaACACCTAACGGGCAAGATGTTTTCTCAAGGACTAAATCATCAGCAACCTGACAGGGGGATCTTCggttaaaattattatggatATAAAATCTAGAGTCTCAGTAAAATCTCATAGCAGATTTCATTTCAAAAGGGCTTTTGAATGCAGTGGTGATGCTTGCAGTTACCTCTGTCTTTTTAAGTATCTGGTTAATTGGGTCTTCCATATTTGCAAGGGTACGGATAGATTTTGCAAGGCTTGCTATctacaaaacaataaaatacaaCATGAgttaaacaagaaaaatacacataagaaaagaagagttatcagatatttaataaattagttCAGTTTCCAAGCAAAATGTGGGGCCTACCTTCCCTGgttttatagtcaatctagcAACCAAAGGTTTCTCGTATCCAGCAAGTTGCGCTGCAGTTACATCAGCTTCATTCTCAGACCTAATTAAATCCTCATTTGCCTCCAAAGCATCAGCAACGTCCAACAATATCTTTTTCCGTTCCTCTGATGACAGATTCTGTTTCAAGTGCCCATATGACATATCAAACTAGTATCAAGACTCCAGTGGACATAACACAGGGATAAGAATTAAGTACCTGTAGACGCCTTGAACAATCTCTTGCGGCAACAGCCATCTCACGAGCACTAACATCCTTAGATGATTCCCACGAATTTGCATTCTTGTGAAAGAGAGTACCGATTTTTTCTCCTTGGAGAACTTTAACAATGCTCCGATTATCAAATCCACTtcaaagatagaaaaaaatcaaactactTTTTCATTCATTGAGAAGATCAAAATAGCTCACAACTTACAAACTGGTAATGTCTAAGTGATGATTAGCTTCAAAACAATATCTAATTATTTGAACTTGATGTGCAGAATTACaagcattaaaaaatcataagcaAAGTTTTGACCATAACATGCAAGGTCATATCagtctaaaaatcaatcattTTTGAAAGGCAAACCAGTGGTTTTACAGTCAGAACAGTTCATCCATTAACACTAAGAAGCTCACAATCATTTCagatattattattaattattaccaGAGTTTAACAAGTGGAATGGTTGGAATCAGATGTCTTATAGGCCTTAATAATCTTAATATTAACATTAGAAGTAAActaataccaaaaaaaaactggcaATGACAAAATGCAACCAGAACAACCCCTGCAGATGGTACTGATTATTACTTGCACCTGACAGGAAATTtgacaatatatatagaagtggAGTGCATCTGATCGATGCTAGCAGTCATATCTATTATGCTCTACACAATAGGTTGTTTACCTTGTAATCACCACAGGTGTGCCACTATTTGAAGCCAAGACAGCAGCCTTCACTTTTGCTGTCATGCCACCTCTACCTACACGAGACTTGTCTCCAAAAGTGATTTCTTGCTGATGCTTTTCTttgatgtatgtatgtatgatcTTCGATGAAGGTTCACTTGGTGGACCGCTATACAAGCCATCCACATCACTGAGTAGAATAAGGAGGTCAGCTTTCAGTTCCAGTGCCAATAGACCTGCTAAACTGTCATTATCCCAGAATATACCAGATGAATCCTGTAAAATAATTATCGGTAAGCATGATTTCATGACTGTTTGCATACACAGCTACAGAGCAGCACCACATAAAAACCGAAGTTCCATATCTTTCTAGAAGTTGTATGGTATTTAAAATGCTTACCTCATATGGAGCCTTTCTAGTGCTGATGGCATCATTCTCGTTAAATATTGGTATAACTTTAAGAtctaataatgactcaacagtTTCAGTGAGTTGCTCCCGGAACTTTGAGTTCTCAAAATCACTGTCAGTCACAAGAAGTTGTGATGAAGATACATCCAGCTGCAATGCAGGAAGTACGAGGTTACAAACAGATACACAAGGtaactatttaattttgttgaaCTTGAATGCCAGACTACAAAACATACTTGGTTAAACAACATATCATAAAGAGCCATCAGTCCACTCTGGCCAACGGCAGCGCAAGCCTTTCCGTCTAGCTCCATCTGTGGCTTTTGCAGATCAGCAAAGCTGCTATTGACAAGCTTACGGTACCTAAGTCGCTGTCGTCCCACTCCAACAGCACCTGAAGTGACCAAAATCACCTCGTATCCTAAAGTATTCAGTTCCTTAACCTGCATTGCCATTTTCCTTTGGTTAGGCACCTGCCAACACATCCAACACTACGTATCCATTGTCAACAGCTCACAAGATCAGAAATTGGACGTTTTACCTGCTCGCACAGAGATCCAACCCTGCCCAAAGCCAATCTTCCATCTTGTCTGGAGACAACTGCAGTGCCCACCTGTCATGCAAGAAAGGAATTAGCCGcaaagagataaaataaaagtaattatgTGCTGGTACATCTTGTGTTTGCAAGTATTGGGATGAGGTTGCACAAAAGCGCTAGGATTTTTCCAAAGCATAATCTGGAAAGCAACAATACTTGATACTCTTCACCCTTTCAATTCAGAAATTACTTCTTCAGCtccctatttttttcaataaaaatagaaaagaagcATGGGATTTGAACCCAAAAAATGCGTTACGGATGAATAGTACTCACGAATTTGTGGGAGCGATCACATGTGACAGAATTTTGCGGAACATTCTTATAAAAGACACTTAGAAGATATTATGTCTCTTTTCTATCTCTGTGTCTTCTTTTCTCCAACCAATTTCCATCTGACAGAAATCGCTTCCCGCCGGAAAATAGCCAACATTTTTTCCCATGATGATACGTAACAAAGTCGAAAGATCGCACCTTTGACATCAAGTCATCACATCaagttaaccaaaaaaaatcccgCAAGCAAAAGCCCTAGTGCCCTACTGATAATCTAACAACGAGAAACCAAAATCAATGCATCTCTTAAGCTTTCAACTCTAAACAAAAACATCCGGCCAGTAAATTTGATCTAGAATCAATCTCACGAATGCGGTAAAGGAGCGCCAAACAATCCAAACAGCGCCCCCAGACCAACACACACGAATCCGCGGCGACTAGATCGACCAAGGCCAATCCGCGACGGCGACTCCACGACCAGCCTACGAAAATCACCTTGATGATGACGCGCTTCACGTCCTTGACGAAGCTCCGGGACTGGTCGACGCTCGCCATGGGGGACGCCGCTTCCCCTCTCCCTGTCTCTCTCCCACGTCTCTCAATCTCAGCTCGCCGCCTTGTCGCCGCAGCcgcgaggaaggaggggatAAATAGAGattagagaggagagaggcgaGGGTTTACGAAGGCCCGCAGGAATGACTCCCGTGACCGCAAACCCAGGGGAGCCAAAATCCTAATAGTAGAGTACCACGAGATGCGCCTAATTGATCCCTGGATCCTCtacgccgtgccgccgcgtcgtcctcGTGGTACGTGCTGTGAATTTTGTAATGCTGCTCTATTGTGTTATTGTGTAAGTTGTTAGATTGCGGCGTATCGAGATATACGGGCGAATTGGGTCGCTGCACGGGAGCGTCGCCCCGCCCAGGACCAATCCAGTCCACCCCGTTCGTGCTGCCGTCGTTTTTGGCACGACACAAGAAAACATGAACTGCGAGTTTGGATAAGCCTCGGATATCCGATGGGCCACGGGTGCATGCAGGTGTATGGCACGTTTGCTTGAGTGCGGGTTTCGATGGCCTAGATCGGACGGGGGCGTGGGGGAGGCCTCGTGGGGAGCGCGATGCTATGGCTACCACCTACCTAGTATGACGCGGTGCTACGGTTGCTTCGCTGTGCACGCAACAAGGGGTTTTGGTTTGAGTCGGAGGGGAGGAATCTGCCGTTGTGTGCAAGGCGACGAGAGAGGCGGCCGCACAGGCACAGGTGAGATGATGCCTGACACCAGCGGCGGCAACGAGATCCACTTGGAGCGGGTGATGAGGCGCTTGGCATTTCTCGGTAAGGTGCGGCAAAAGTCGCATGACTTTGCTCGCGTCGCGTTGAAAGACGTGGCAGCAAACAGCCAATAGCACGTCGCCGCTGCGCTCGATGACTCTACGAGCGAAAGAGTCGGGGCCCTCAACGGCATAGGCCGCGCGCGGTGGAGGGATCTCGTGCGAGCAACGCTAGAAGTGTGCAGTTCCTCCTTAATTCGTTCGAGCGAGGCGTCGAGGCTACGCTGCTGCCGGCGTTAGTGTGGTTCTCACATGCCACTAGCGGCACAGATAGGTGGAGAATGGTGAGAAGCGTCACTATCGTGGCTATTTTGTCATTTCCACCTATCCGGCTTATAGTTGAGCCAATGCAGTTCTCCACCTTCTTGGCCTTTGTGTCAAGCTGACAGCGGAGATGAGGTATGTGTCCTCCTCGACTACGAGTCTACGAGGCAGGCTCCAATGCATTCACTTGTGATCTAAACCAGCATCATAGGTATGCATGTCATTGAGTTCTATTGTTGTGATGCTCAAAAACCAACTAGGTATGAGGAGCGCAACATCAGTAGCAGTTGGGTGGAGGTTTGTACTACAACTCAACCGAACGGCAAAGTCTTTCATGATTAGTCATTGGTCGTGTTGCAAAAAACCATAAGGAAGTGCGAGACTGAAAGATGACATCAATGTAGTACTTGTATTGTGTGTACTATAAAGATTAAGCATCATACTAGTTCCACCAGTCTTTGTTGATCATCAGAGTGACCATGGCGATATGCACACACTTGTAGCGAGAAGAGCATGGTGGAAGAAATCGGAAGGGCGAAACGAGCCGTTAGGTGGGAATGACAGGTAGATATGAATTGCATGCCTTTGACATTGTCCTTTCATGTAAGAGGGTTAGGATCCAAGGTGGTTGAGACATAGCCTCGCATGGTTTCTAGACCTAGACTTGAATATGGTGCCATTCACAATTCCATACTATGGATTTCATACATGATGGAAGTTAGAGACGGGACCATGTCTATCAACTATCACCAGCACCTTAATGCCAAAGCGGAAGAGAAAATCTTAATCATATTGtcttatatttgttattggcTAAACATTTTTGGCAATATGGGTTGGATGCCTTATTActttttgagtttttagaCCTATTCAATTGCTTTGTCAtgaacttgatgtgatgtgtGGGACAGTATGTTGTAATGCTATGTTGCTTATCGTGAATATTGTTGTGTTGAGGTGCTATATCATATCATGCATTTTTATTTCCAAAGCACTTATGCTATTTGAGCTAAATTATTCTGCTGATCATGAATCCTTCAAGGTTGTTCAACCTACTCTTAGTGTTTTGTATGGAGTTCTAATTGTGTTGTCACCAATCATAAAAAGGGATATTGAAAATGCATTCAGGCACCTAGTTTAAGTTCAatgattaatgataaaaacaaTTAGATTGAACTAACATGTTTGCAAGATGTAGTTTCAAGTGTAGTTTGGAAAATAATGAATTGGTGTTCCATCAATAgagttgaaaagaaaaaggcaacTAGACTCATGGTGTAATCGGGTAACTTTTACATTTCTTGTGTTATAATGTCGTACTATTAGATGGGATGCCACACATGCAATTATTGATTAGACACTTGAGCCTTTTTTTCTCAGCTTGTTCGTAATGCCAAAAACTTTGTTAGAGTATTCGATGGATCGGAATATCTCATTCAACATACTAGACCATCCGAGACCATGTCAGAATATCTGATTCATCGAAGCTTCCATCTTTGCAATAAACTTGTTGCTTAGTTTGCTTGTTGAGGGAAAATGTCGAAGTTTTTGATGTCATGTCAGAATAACCAGTTACCCCTCCGAGTTGATGAGTTTTCTGCCTATGCTCAAGTATTGAtcgaaaattttgatattctCATCGGAATATCCAATGTTCTAGAATATCCAAAATCAAGTGAACTCACTCTCAAGTTGAGGGCACCAATATTATTGAAATATCTAGTTTGAATGTcctgaatttaattaaactcaatGCTTAGtttgattttaggtttattATTGGAGTTTCTAATGGTAATATAATACATTTTGATCAATAGTTTTGACTGATACTTGGGACCATGTTCTAGTAACTAGGGAGACTTGATCTGAATATTTGACCTTAAAGTCGGAATATCTGAGGTGGGCTGAAATTCCCCCCAAAGGTCAGATTTGGGATTGTCTATTTAACCCTACACCAAACCCTTTCTAGAGTCAACCATTCAATTAACTCAACTCAGTGCTATGGCTTGAGCATGCGCAAAAATACTTTGGGCTCTTTCCCCTTTGTGTCTCAAATCTTCATCGATTTCCGTGCTTTGATTCTTTGTAGTTAATTTGGAGATCTAGGGACCTAGTGTGCTTGGATCTTGAGTGAaagaattttgatgttttctaTAGGGGTGTAAATAGACGTTCCCAAAGGACATAGTGTTGAAATTAATTCACatcaaaaattttgattccaaaaaaaaatagaacatcTGAATAGAATTCTCTATataacaaagaaaattttgatcacATGCATCATAACTTTCAACCCCTTAGTGTGAATTTCTCGAAGGAAGTACAAATAGAGGCAACTCTTACAACACAAAGGCGTAGGAAGGTGTGTAAACTATTACTAACTCTAAGAAACACAATTAGATCAATTTATGCAAAGGAATACATAGAGATAATGCAAGGATGAGCGAGAGATcatttttcatcgaagtttggATCACAGCGATCATACATTTCTACTAAAGGACTAATAATCATGTCATTGCTTAGGTGCATGC
Encoded proteins:
- the LOC102710124 gene encoding delta-1-pyrroline-5-carboxylate synthase 1 — encoded protein: MASVDQSRSFVKDVKRVIIKVGTAVVSRQDGRLALGRVGSLCEQVKELNTLGYEVILVTSGAVGVGRQRLRYRKLVNSSFADLQKPQMELDGKACAAVGQSGLMALYDMLFNQLDVSSSQLLVTDSDFENSKFREQLTETVESLLDLKVIPIFNENDAISTRKAPYEDSSGIFWDNDSLAGLLALELKADLLILLSDVDGLYSGPPSEPSSKIIHTYIKEKHQQEITFGDKSRVGRGGMTAKVKAAVLASNSGTPVVITSGFDNRSIVKVLQGEKIGTLFHKNANSWESSKDVSAREMAVAARDCSRRLQNLSSEERKKILLDVADALEANEDLIRSENEADVTAAQLAGYEKPLVARLTIKPGKIASLAKSIRTLANMEDPINQILKKTEVADDLVLEKTSCPLGVLLIVFESRPDALVQIASLAIRSGNGLLLKGGKEAIRSNTILHKVITGAIPCNVGEKLIGLVTTRDEIADLLKLDDVIDLIIPRGSNKLVSQIKASTKIPVLGHADGICHVYIDKSADMDMAKSIVMDAKIDYPAACNAMETLLVHKDLVKSPGLDDILVALKTEGVSIYGGPIAHKALGFPKAGSFHHEYSSMACTVEFVDDVQAAIDHIHRYGSAHTDCIVTRDDKVAETFLRQVDSAAVFHNASTRFSDGARFGLGAEVGISTGRIHARGPVGVEGLLTTRWILRGRGQVVNGDKDVMYTHKSLPLQ